The Acetobacteroides hydrogenigenes genome has a segment encoding these proteins:
- a CDS encoding quinone-dependent dihydroorotate dehydrogenase, protein MYRSIFRPILFRFSPETAHNIIFSNIKIWRHIPGFQAILSSLFKVRNPKLERTLWGIKFPTPVGLAAGLDKNATGYDVFDAMGFGFIEVGTATPKAQPGNPKPRLFRLVKDNAIINRMGFNNIGADAIAKNLQKSYRKGLVIGGNIGKNTATTNENAAEDYEKSFAALYDHVDYFVVNVSCPNIANLTKLQNSDSLGDIVNRLVDYRKKQKVYRPILLKISPDLSFEQIDDSLNIINQFSLDGIVAVNTTTGRDGLSERQDKLDVIGNGGLSGKPLTSRSIEVVRYISMKTNGQMPIIGVGGIMTVDDALNMLRAGAYLIQVYTGFIYSGPQLVKDIHKAIIKEF, encoded by the coding sequence ATGTATCGCAGTATATTTCGACCTATTCTATTCCGATTCTCTCCGGAAACCGCCCATAACATCATCTTTTCTAACATTAAAATATGGCGTCATATTCCTGGATTTCAAGCCATTCTAAGCAGCCTGTTTAAGGTTAGAAATCCAAAATTGGAGCGGACTTTATGGGGTATTAAGTTTCCTACTCCTGTAGGATTAGCTGCCGGTTTAGATAAAAATGCCACAGGGTACGATGTATTCGACGCCATGGGCTTTGGATTTATTGAAGTAGGAACTGCAACCCCTAAGGCTCAGCCCGGCAATCCTAAACCCCGATTATTCCGCTTGGTAAAGGATAATGCCATTATCAATAGAATGGGATTCAACAATATAGGTGCTGATGCTATTGCAAAGAACTTACAGAAATCCTACCGTAAAGGTCTGGTAATTGGCGGTAATATTGGAAAGAATACTGCAACAACAAACGAAAATGCAGCTGAAGACTACGAAAAGAGCTTTGCGGCACTATACGACCATGTCGATTACTTTGTGGTAAACGTTAGCTGCCCAAACATAGCCAACCTTACTAAGCTGCAAAATTCCGATTCGCTCGGTGATATCGTAAACCGCTTAGTCGATTATAGAAAAAAGCAGAAGGTGTACCGACCAATTCTCCTAAAGATTTCTCCCGATTTAAGCTTCGAACAGATCGACGATTCGCTTAACATAATCAACCAGTTTTCTTTGGATGGAATTGTTGCCGTTAACACAACGACTGGGCGTGATGGATTGTCGGAAAGGCAGGATAAGCTGGATGTAATTGGCAACGGCGGGCTAAGCGGTAAGCCGCTGACATCAAGATCAATTGAGGTTGTTCGCTACATTAGCATGAAAACAAACGGCCAGATGCCGATAATTGGAGTTGGCGGTATCATGACAGTAGACGATGCTCTGAACATGCTTCGTGCGGGTGCGTACCTAATTCAGGTTTACACGGGCTTTATTTATAGCGGCCCGCAGCTGGTGAAGGATATCCACAAGGCGATTATTAAAGAATTTTAA
- a CDS encoding helix-turn-helix domain-containing protein, whose translation MNDRLDKLLLAEQLTPAKFADIIGVQRSSISHIVSGRNKPSFDFIAKVLQRFPRVNPDWLILGKGEMYKQMVQASLFDVPVVKQLVPEQESNQEIVKQESVADISAAEEVVSKESPTQNTEVESSYPIDIKAFDKEVERIVVFYKDRTFRSYTPSKE comes from the coding sequence ATGAACGATCGTTTAGACAAGCTTTTACTGGCAGAACAGCTTACTCCTGCAAAATTTGCCGATATTATCGGGGTTCAGCGCTCGAGCATTTCACATATAGTTTCCGGTCGAAACAAGCCCAGCTTCGACTTTATAGCAAAGGTGCTGCAACGATTTCCTAGGGTTAACCCTGACTGGTTGATACTTGGCAAGGGCGAAATGTACAAGCAAATGGTACAGGCTTCTCTATTTGATGTGCCTGTAGTAAAGCAACTTGTCCCCGAACAGGAATCGAATCAAGAGATCGTAAAACAAGAAAGTGTGGCAGATATTTCTGCTGCCGAAGAAGTTGTATCAAAAGAGTCTCCTACTCAAAACACCGAGGTAGAATCCTCGTATCCTATTGATATAAAGGCGTTCGACAAGGAAGTGGAACGTATTGTAGTATTTTATAAGGATAGAACCTTTAGAAGCTACACTCCATCAAAAGAGTAA